Proteins encoded in a region of the Thunnus maccoyii chromosome 4, fThuMac1.1, whole genome shotgun sequence genome:
- the dhx35 gene encoding probable ATP-dependent RNA helicase DHX35, protein MAAPLSTMKFWKPGSEAPGISEERELNTETTGSPIIFNPHTALSIEKQRQKLPVFKHRNNILYLLESYQTVVIVGETGCGKTTQIPQYLLEAGWAAEGKVIGVTQPRRVAAISVANRVAEERGALLGHEVGYTIRFDDCSDPHATRIKFLTDGMLVREMMADPLLKKYSVLMLDEAHERTLYTDIAIGLLKKIQKKRRDLRLIVASATLDAKKFHEFFNLNESGDPNKDTCGILTVEGRTFPVDVFYTVSPVPDYVKATVETVLKIHETEDDGDVLAFLTGQEEVEKVVSLLQEQARSLSRYGMKKHLRILPMYSGLPYAEQMKVFERTPSSVRKVVVATNIAETSITINGVVFVIDCAFVKLRAYNPRTAIESLVVTPISKASASQRAGRAGRNRPGKCFRLYTEEDFEKLPASTVPEMQRTNLAPVILQLKALGIDNVLRFSFLSPPPAQTMVQALELLYALGGLDHYGRLTDPMGVRMAEFPLSPMFAKMLLESGNFGCSKEIVTIAAMMQIQNIFVVPPNQKKAAVREHRKFAVAEGDHLTMLNVYEAFIKHQKSSQWCQEHFLNYKGLLRTVTVREQLRRLMNKFKVPRTSSEGDPDVILKCIVSGFFANAARIHHSGSYRTLRDDRELHIHPNSVLFGEKPPKWVVFNEVVQTSKYYMRDVTAVESSWLVELAPHFYKQAKHGSLASKRSRVL, encoded by the exons ATGGCGGCTCCCCTCTCCACGATGAAATTTTGGAAGCCGG GGTCTGAGGCACCGGGGATCTCAGAGGAGCGGGAGCTCAACACAGAGACCACCGGCTCCCCCATCATCTTCAACCCGCACACCGCCCTCTCCATCGAGAAGCAGCGACAGAAACTCCCCGTTTTCAAG cACAGAAACAACATCTTGTACTTGTTGGAAAGCTACCAGACTGTTGTCATAGTTGGTGAAACCGGGTGCGGTAAGACAACACAGATACCTCAG tACCTGCTGGAGGCTGGCTGGGCAGCAGAGGGGAAGGTGATTGGAGTGACACAGCCTCGCCGCGTGGCCGCTATCTCT GTAGCCAACCGTGTCGCAGAGGAGCGGGGGGCCCTGCTAGGACATGAGGTGGGCTACACCATCAGATTTGATGACTGCTCTGATCCCCACGCTACGAGGATCAAG TTTCTTACAGATGGCATGTTGGTGCGAGAGATGATGGCGGATCCTCTTTTGAAAAAATACAG TGTGTTGATGCTAGATGAAGCACATGAGAGAACCTTGTATACAGACATAGCCATCGGTCTACTAAAGAAG ATTCAGAAGAAACGGCGAGACCTGCGGCTGATCGTGGCCTCTGCCACTCTGGATGCCAAG AAATTCCATGAGTTCTTCAACCTGAACGAGTCCGGGGATCCAAACAAGGACACGTGTGGGATTCTGACAGTGGAGGGACGCACGTTTCCAGTGGACGTCTTCTACACTGTCAG TCCTGTCCCAGACTACGTGAAGGCCACAGTGGAGACAGTGTTGAAGATACATGAGACGGAAGATGACGGAGATGTCCTGGCTTTTCTGACAGGGCAG GAAGAGGTGGAGAAGGTGGTGTCCCTTCTGCAGGAACAGGCCAGGTCTCTGTCACGATACGGCATGAAGAAACACCTGCGAATTTTGCCAATGTATTCTGGTCTACCGTACGCTGAGCAGATGAAAGTTTTTGAGCGGACGCCCTCCTCTGTTCGCAAG GTGGTGGTGGCCACTAACATAGCTGAGACATCCATCACCATAAATGGAGTTGTATTTGTCATCGACTGTGCATTTGTGAAGCTGCGAGCCTATAATCCTCGCACTGCTATTGAATCACTGGTGGTGACTCCCATCTCCAAGGCTTCAGCCAGCCAGAGGGCCGGGAGAGCCGGACGAAACCGGCCTGGGAAATGCTTTAGATTGTACACAG AGGAGGACTTTGAGAAACTGCCTGCCTCCACTGTGCCAGAGATGCAGCGCACCAATTTGGCCCCTGTCATCCTGCAGCTCAAAGCATTAGGCATTGACAACGTGCTGCGCTTCTCCTTCCTTTCA CCTCCTCCGGCTCAGACCATGGTTCAAGCTCTGGAACTGCTTTATGCTCTGGGAG GTCTGGACCATTACGGCCGTCTGACTGATCCCATGGGTGTGCGGATGGCAGAGTTTCCTCTCAGCCCCATGTTTGCCAAGATGCTCCTAGAGTCCGGAAACTTTGGCTGCTCCAAAGAGATTGTTACCATAGCAGCAATGATGCAGATTCAGAATATATTTGTCGTGCCACCCAATCAGAAGAAAGCTGCC GTCCGTGAGCACAGGAAATTTGCAGTTGCTGAGGGAGACCACCTCACAATGCTGAATGTGTATGAAGCATTCATTAAg CACCAGAAGAGCTCCCAGTGGTGTCAGGAACATTTTCTCAATTACAAGGGTCTGCTGCGCACTGTGACCGTACGAGAGCAGCTCCGACGTCTCATGAACAAGTTTAAGGTGCCGCGTACTTCCAGTGAAG GTGACCCTGATGTGATCTTGAAGTGCAttgtttctgggttttttgCTAATGCAGCCCGCATTCACCATTCTGGCTCCTACAG GACTTTAAGAGACGACCGCGAGCTTCACATCCACCCCAACTCGGTGCTGTTTGGAGAGAAACCTCCAAAATG GGTTGTCTTCAATGAAGTGGTGCAGACATCGAAATACTACATGCGTGATGTGACTGCTGTGGAGTCGTCCTGGCTGGTTGAGTTGGCCCCTCACTTTTACAAGCAGGCGAAG cacGGTTCACTTGCCAGCAAGAGATCCCGAGTCCTCTAA
- the rab5if gene encoding uncharacterized protein RAB5IF, which yields MTSSSKRKEESHLLNGGVKQSTWSKAFNSNAVWEEKDEFLDVIYWLRQIIAVILGVIWGVAPLKGFLGIAIFCIINAGVLYVYFSSFQQIDEEEYGGTWELTKEGFMTSFALFLVVWIIFYTALHFD from the exons ATGACGAGCAGTTCAAAGCGGAAAGAAGAAAGTCATCTGCTGAATGGGGGTGTAAAACAATCCACATGGAGCAAAGCGTTCAACAGTAATGCTGTTTGGGAGGAGAAG GACGAGTTCTTAGATGTGATTTACTGGCTCCGGCAAATTATTGCAGTAATCCTCGGTGTGATATGGGGTGTTGCACCGTTGAAAGGATTTCTGGGAATAGCCAT ATTCTGCATCATCAACGCTGGCGTCCTGTATGTATACTTCAGCAGCTTTCAGCAGATCGATGAGGAAGAGTATGGTGGCACGTGGGAACTCACCAAAGAAGGCTTCATGACAtcttttgctctgtttctg GTGGTGTGGATAATCTTTTACACAGCTCTACATTTTGACTGA